A DNA window from Vigna unguiculata cultivar IT97K-499-35 chromosome 10, ASM411807v1, whole genome shotgun sequence contains the following coding sequences:
- the LOC114166921 gene encoding spore wall protein 2-like, translating into MNVKTMGGDGGSDGGDDGSGSGSGSGSDIGGGGGGGDGGGASGSDSDFGDDFSGYDEDGYNKDGYDEDGYNKDDYDEDDHDENGYNKDGYDKDGYDKEGYGEDGYDKDDYDENDCDEDGYFKDDYDKDGYDKDGYDKDGYDKDGYDKDGYDEEGYNKDGYDEDDYDKDGYDKDGFNDKDDYDKDGYDKDDYNDDGYNKDGYNKDDYHEDGYFKDDYDKNGYDKNGYDKDGYDKDGFDKDGFDKDGYDKDGYDEDGYDEDDYDKDGYDKDGYNDDGYNKDGYDKDGYDEDDYNKDDYDKDGYFKDGYDKNDYDKDGYDKNGYDKDGYDKNGYDEEGYDMDDYDKDNYNKDGYNQNGRHGVGDGRNHVGNADNCCCRTGGVGGHGNCVGGADGSEGIDNDELEISDEGKKRPNTFASETPSSSKKVKSVTIEKTDIIFLFHICLHIHRFFVKEYGLQQHKKVKLGILAFTVLM; encoded by the exons ATGAATGTTAAAACCATG GGAGGTGATGGAGGTAGCGATGGCGGTGACGATGGTAGTGGTAGTGGTAGTGGTAGTGGTAGTGATATTGGGGgtgggggtggtggtggtgatggtggcgGCGCTAGTGGTAGTGATAGTGATTTTGGCGACGATTTTAGCGGTTACGACGAGGATGGTTACAACAAGGATGGTTACGACGAGGACGGTTACAACAAAGACGATTATGATGAGGACGATCATGATGAAAATGGTTACAATAAGGACGGTTACGACAAGGACGGTTATGACAAAGAAGGTTACGGCGAGGACGGTTATGACAAGGATGACTACGATGAGAACGACTGCGATGAGGATGGCTACTTTAAGGACGATTATGACAAGGACGGTTATGACAAAGATGGTTACGACAAGGACGGTTACGACAAAGATGGTTACGACAAGGATGGTTACGATGAGGAAGGTTACAACAAGGATGGTTACGACGAGGACGATTATGACAAGGACGGTTATGACAAAGATGGTTTTAACGATAAGGACGATTATGATAAGGACGGTTACGACAAGGACGATTACAACGATGACGGTTACAACAAGGACGGCTACAACAAGGACGACTACCACGAGGACGGTTACTTCAAGGATGATTACGATAAAAACGGTTACGATAAAAACGGTTACGACAAGGACGGTTACGACAAAGATGGTTTTGACAAAGATGGTTTTGACAAGGATGGTTATGACAAAGACGGTTATGATGAAGACGGTTATGACGAAGACGATTATGACAAGGACGGTTATGACAAAGATGGTTACAACGATGACGGTTACAACAAGGATGGATACGACAAGGACGGTTACGACGAGGACGATTATAACAAGGATGACTATGACAAGGACGGTTACTTCAAGGACGGTTACGATAAGAACGATTATGACAAGGACGGTTACGATAAGAACGGTTATGACAAGGATGGTTACGATAAGAACGGTTACGATGAGGAAGGTTACGACATGGATGATTATGACAAGGACAATTACAACAAGGATGGTTACAATCAGAATGGTCGTCACGGTGTTGGCGATGGTCGCAATCATGTTGGCAATGCTGATAATTGTTGTTGTCGTACTGGTGGTGTTGGCGGTCATGGCAATTGTGTTGGTGGTGCTGACGGTTCTGAAGGTATCGATAATGATGAACTTGAAATTTCTGATGAG GGCAAGAAGAGACCAAATACGTTTGCTTCAGAAACTCCTTCCTCTTCTAAGAAAGTTAAGAGTGTCACTATTGAGAAGACTGatatcatatttctttttcatatatgTCTACATATACACCG GTTTTTTGTGAAGGAATATGGGTTGCAACAACATAAGAAGGTAAAGTTAGGGATATTGGCTTTTACCGTACTCATGTAG